From Osmerus mordax isolate fOsmMor3 chromosome 8, fOsmMor3.pri, whole genome shotgun sequence, a single genomic window includes:
- the si:dkey-177p2.6 gene encoding cell division cycle-associated protein 4 isoform X2, which yields MVGRGVKRKLSECEDPVPGLPYPQQRQLVLDLCLDKLQSCQRRAEPSLHRSVLLANTLRHIQQEMSQEGRPQLPEAPPAPSLLHAATPRHSPELPAVPPDSALSAAPSSSPPSADKEARAAEAEGRSSDSLFGAFEITNSTSYLTDLAPDDIFDDIDTSMYDSADCSVLVCPASRGGAEDNLKAFSGYTTSSTLQLCLTDLNDLDHIMEILVRS from the coding sequence ATGGTGGGTCGGGGGGTTAAGCGTAAGCTGAGTGAGTGTGAGGACCCTGTCCCAGGGCTGCCCTACCCCCAGCAGAGGCAGCTGGTGCTGGACCTGTGTCTGGACAAGCTCCAGAGCTGCCAGCGGCGAGCCGAGCCCAGCCTGCACCGCTCGGTGCTGCTGGCCAACACGCTGCGTCACATCCAACAGGAGATGAGCCAGGAGGGCCGGCCCCAACTCCCGGAGGCCCCTCCGGCTCCCTCGCTGCTCCACGCGGCCACCCCTCGGCACTCTCCAGAGCTGCCGGCCGTGCCCCCGGACAGCGCCCTCTCGGCGGCCCCCTCCTCTTCGCCTCCGAGCGCCGATAAAGAGGCCCGGGCGGCCGAGGCCGAAGGGAGGTCGTCCGACTCGCTGTTCGGCGCCTTCGAGATCACCAACTCCACCAGCTACCTGACGGACCTGGCGCCGGACGACATCTTCGACGACATCGACACGTCCATGTACGACTCGGCGGACTGCTCCGTCCTGGTGTGCCCCGCGTCCAGAGGGGGCGCCGAGGACAACCTCAAAGCGTTCTCCGGCTACACCACCTCGAGTACCCTGCAGCTCTGTCTCACGGACCTCAACGACCTCGACCACATCATGGAGATCCTGGTGCGCTCCTGA
- the si:dkey-177p2.6 gene encoding cell division cycle-associated protein 4 isoform X1: MGQREIMPYKTTLVKRRNGIQTASMCRLDVESAEKGIEQPEDVHHSSRYMVGRGVKRKLSECEDPVPGLPYPQQRQLVLDLCLDKLQSCQRRAEPSLHRSVLLANTLRHIQQEMSQEGRPQLPEAPPAPSLLHAATPRHSPELPAVPPDSALSAAPSSSPPSADKEARAAEAEGRSSDSLFGAFEITNSTSYLTDLAPDDIFDDIDTSMYDSADCSVLVCPASRGGAEDNLKAFSGYTTSSTLQLCLTDLNDLDHIMEILVRS, from the exons ATGGGTCAAAGGGAAATCATGCCATACAAGACCACACTGGTGAAAAGGAGAAACGGAATTCAAACTGCCTCGATGTGCAGACTGGATGTCGAGTCAGCCGAGAAGGGAATTGAACAACCCGAAGATGTCCACCATTCGTCAAG GTACATGGTGGGTCGGGGGGTTAAGCGTAAGCTGAGTGAGTGTGAGGACCCTGTCCCAGGGCTGCCCTACCCCCAGCAGAGGCAGCTGGTGCTGGACCTGTGTCTGGACAAGCTCCAGAGCTGCCAGCGGCGAGCCGAGCCCAGCCTGCACCGCTCGGTGCTGCTGGCCAACACGCTGCGTCACATCCAACAGGAGATGAGCCAGGAGGGCCGGCCCCAACTCCCGGAGGCCCCTCCGGCTCCCTCGCTGCTCCACGCGGCCACCCCTCGGCACTCTCCAGAGCTGCCGGCCGTGCCCCCGGACAGCGCCCTCTCGGCGGCCCCCTCCTCTTCGCCTCCGAGCGCCGATAAAGAGGCCCGGGCGGCCGAGGCCGAAGGGAGGTCGTCCGACTCGCTGTTCGGCGCCTTCGAGATCACCAACTCCACCAGCTACCTGACGGACCTGGCGCCGGACGACATCTTCGACGACATCGACACGTCCATGTACGACTCGGCGGACTGCTCCGTCCTGGTGTGCCCCGCGTCCAGAGGGGGCGCCGAGGACAACCTCAAAGCGTTCTCCGGCTACACCACCTCGAGTACCCTGCAGCTCTGTCTCACGGACCTCAACGACCTCGACCACATCATGGAGATCCTGGTGCGCTCCTGA